A region of Streptomyces sp. NBC_01788 DNA encodes the following proteins:
- a CDS encoding aldo/keto reductase has protein sequence MKYTQLGRTGLKVSRLVLGTMNFGPQTDEADSHAIMDAALDAGINIFDTANVYGWGEDKGRTESIIGNWFAKGGDRRDKVVLATKVYGNMSADNSNVWPNHDKLSAVNIRRAVDASLKRLRTDHIDVYQFHHIDRATPFEEIWQAVDVLIQQGKILYVGSSNFPGYKIAQANEIAARRSGTIGLVSEQCLYNLAERRAEMEVIPAARDYGLGVIPWSPLNGGLLGGVLRKQVEGGRRASGRSVDALADTAMRDRIQAYEDLLDKHGLEPGEVALAWLLTRPGVTGPIVGPRTAEQLASALRAVELELSEELLTGLDEIFPGPGPSPEAFAW, from the coding sequence ATGAAGTACACACAGCTCGGACGCACAGGACTCAAGGTCAGCCGACTGGTGCTCGGCACGATGAACTTCGGTCCGCAGACCGACGAGGCGGACAGCCACGCGATCATGGACGCGGCGCTGGACGCGGGGATCAACATCTTCGACACGGCCAACGTCTATGGGTGGGGCGAGGACAAGGGCCGCACCGAGTCGATCATCGGCAACTGGTTCGCCAAGGGCGGGGACCGGCGCGACAAGGTCGTCCTGGCCACCAAGGTCTACGGGAACATGTCCGCGGACAACTCCAACGTCTGGCCCAACCACGACAAGCTCTCCGCCGTGAACATCCGGCGGGCCGTGGACGCCAGCCTCAAGCGGCTGCGGACCGACCACATCGACGTCTACCAGTTCCACCACATCGACAGGGCCACGCCCTTCGAGGAGATCTGGCAGGCCGTCGACGTACTGATCCAGCAGGGCAAGATCCTCTACGTCGGCTCCTCCAACTTCCCCGGCTACAAGATCGCCCAGGCCAACGAGATCGCCGCGCGGCGCTCCGGCACCATCGGGCTGGTCAGCGAGCAGTGCCTGTACAACCTCGCCGAGCGGCGCGCCGAGATGGAGGTGATCCCGGCCGCGCGGGACTACGGCCTCGGGGTCATCCCCTGGTCGCCGCTGAACGGCGGGCTGCTGGGCGGTGTGCTCAGGAAGCAGGTCGAGGGCGGCCGGCGTGCCTCCGGCAGGTCCGTCGACGCGCTCGCCGACACCGCCATGCGCGACCGGATCCAGGCGTACGAGGACCTGCTCGACAAGCACGGTCTGGAGCCCGGCGAGGTCGCGCTGGCCTGGCTGCTCACCCGGCCCGGCGTGACCGGCCCGATCGTCGGCCCGCGCACCGCCGAGCAGCTCGCGTCGGCGCTGCGGGCGGTCGAGCTGGAGCTGAGCGAGGAGCTGCTGACCGGGCTCGACGAGATCTTCCCGGGACCGGGTCCGTCTCCGGAGGCCTTCGCCTGGTAG
- a CDS encoding Uma2 family endonuclease, protein MADQSDKPTLDEMFEWLEQMHIPEGFKTEIVEGGIFVTPQRDTHWEIIAAIYDQLRTKYPRKRVKSDVRIDYPGHLNGFASDVVALAEDAQKDEKGHWRPGDVELVAEVISQGTARNDYGPKKDAFAAAEVPVYLIVDPYTGTWHLHTLPKDGEYRGVLSLDFGDEVDLNDTPVGLVLKTDEFPRD, encoded by the coding sequence ATGGCCGACCAAAGCGACAAGCCCACACTCGACGAGATGTTCGAGTGGCTGGAGCAGATGCACATCCCCGAAGGTTTCAAGACCGAGATCGTCGAGGGGGGCATCTTCGTGACGCCACAGCGGGACACCCACTGGGAGATCATCGCGGCCATCTACGACCAGCTGCGCACCAAGTACCCGCGCAAGCGCGTGAAGTCCGATGTCCGCATCGACTACCCAGGACACCTCAACGGCTTCGCGTCCGACGTCGTCGCCCTCGCCGAGGACGCCCAAAAGGACGAGAAGGGTCACTGGCGTCCCGGGGACGTCGAGCTGGTCGCCGAGGTGATCTCCCAGGGCACGGCCAGGAACGACTACGGCCCGAAGAAGGACGCCTTCGCGGCAGCCGAAGTGCCGGTGTACCTGATCGTGGACCCGTACACCGGCACGTGGCACCTGCACACCCTGCCGAAGGACGGCGAGTACCGGGGTGTCCTCAGCCTCGACTTCGGCGACGAGGTCGACCTGAACGACACCCCCGTCGGCCTTGTCCTCAAGACCGACGAGTTCCCGCGCGACTGA
- a CDS encoding Uma2 family endonuclease, protein MSVLEDRIPMAEECNELTLDLMFEWLEKMPVPEGTKVEIVGGNIFMSPQRHTHWQIIFDIARQLSVRYPAKRLASDVRIDFPGRLNGFACDVAAMTDRSVQDAKGRWHYRDIEFVAEVISENTAANDYGPKKLTYALAEVPVYLIADPYEGECRVYTHPLNGDYTTETKLPFGEDLDLTDSPLGLVLRTGDFPRD, encoded by the coding sequence ATGTCCGTCCTGGAAGACAGGATCCCGATGGCCGAGGAGTGCAACGAGCTGACTCTGGACTTGATGTTCGAGTGGCTCGAGAAGATGCCCGTCCCCGAGGGAACGAAGGTCGAGATCGTCGGGGGGAACATCTTCATGTCGCCGCAACGTCACACCCACTGGCAGATCATCTTCGACATCGCCCGACAGCTCAGCGTCAGGTACCCCGCCAAGCGGCTGGCCTCGGATGTGCGCATCGATTTTCCCGGGCGCCTGAACGGATTCGCCTGTGACGTCGCGGCGATGACCGACCGCTCGGTGCAGGACGCCAAGGGCCGCTGGCACTACCGGGACATCGAGTTCGTGGCCGAAGTCATCTCCGAGAACACGGCCGCCAATGACTACGGCCCCAAGAAGCTCACCTACGCCCTCGCCGAGGTTCCCGTCTACCTCATCGCCGATCCGTACGAAGGCGAATGCCGTGTCTACACCCACCCCCTGAACGGCGACTACACGACCGAGACGAAGCTGCCCTTCGGCGAGGACCTCGACCTCACCGACTCTCCCCTCGGTCTCGTCCTCAGGACCGGTGACTTCCCCCGCGACTGA
- a CDS encoding GDSL-type esterase/lipase family protein: MLRFMPVGDSMTIGSAGEHTWRYRLWQHLCGTYGGPFTLVGPRETLYDTSADAPVSLAYADPDFPRAHLAGWGEGWGHMAPLIGDAVRECRADVLLVSLGLIDLGFYTNPEQTAVNVEAFVRQARAADARVRAVVLPVIPNIRAAADPPFAAQMDRFNELLAKAVADLDEPCSPLLLAPPPPTYDIHTDTYDGTHPNQSGEHKIAAAFAGALHRGWGWGGEYEG, translated from the coding sequence ATGCTCAGGTTCATGCCCGTCGGTGACTCCATGACGATCGGCAGCGCGGGCGAGCACACCTGGCGCTACCGGCTGTGGCAGCACCTGTGCGGAACGTACGGGGGCCCGTTCACGCTCGTCGGCCCGCGCGAGACGCTCTACGACACGTCGGCGGACGCGCCGGTCTCCCTCGCCTACGCCGATCCGGACTTCCCCCGCGCCCATCTGGCCGGCTGGGGCGAGGGCTGGGGGCACATGGCCCCGCTCATCGGCGACGCGGTGCGCGAGTGCCGCGCGGACGTGCTGCTGGTCTCGCTCGGCCTGATCGACCTGGGCTTCTACACGAACCCCGAGCAGACGGCGGTCAACGTGGAGGCCTTCGTGCGGCAGGCGCGGGCCGCCGACGCGCGCGTCCGCGCGGTCGTGCTCCCGGTGATCCCGAACATCCGGGCCGCGGCCGACCCGCCCTTCGCCGCGCAGATGGACCGCTTCAACGAGCTGCTCGCCAAGGCGGTGGCCGACCTGGACGAACCCTGCTCCCCGCTGCTCCTGGCGCCCCCGCCGCCGACGTACGACATCCACACGGACACCTACGACGGCACCCACCCGAACCAGAGCGGCGAGCACAAGATCGCGGCCGCGTTCGCCGGGGCGCTGCACCGGGGGTGGGGGTGGGGCGGGGAGTACGAGGGCTGA
- the thpR gene encoding RNA 2',3'-cyclic phosphodiesterase: MRLFAAVLPPRDVLRGLADEVAELRKLPGADRLRWTQRPGWHFTLAFYGEVDEEVVPALSARLETAAHRTGAFSLALRGGGQFGHGKALWTGAEGDLAALRLLAGRADAAARKAGVPMGEHRPYKAHLTVARSRDGLDVRPYVQALWDFASSAWTVEELVLVRSLLPVSGVPGEQPRYEPVGRWPLRAAG, encoded by the coding sequence ATGAGACTCTTCGCCGCCGTGCTGCCGCCGCGGGATGTGCTCCGGGGGCTCGCCGACGAGGTCGCGGAGTTGCGGAAGCTGCCCGGTGCGGACCGGTTGCGGTGGACGCAGCGGCCCGGGTGGCACTTCACGCTGGCCTTCTACGGCGAAGTCGACGAGGAGGTTGTACCCGCGCTGTCGGCCCGGCTGGAGACGGCCGCGCACCGGACCGGGGCCTTCTCGCTCGCGCTGCGCGGGGGAGGGCAGTTCGGGCACGGCAAGGCGCTGTGGACGGGGGCGGAGGGCGACCTCGCGGCCCTGCGGCTGCTGGCCGGGCGCGCGGACGCGGCGGCGCGGAAGGCGGGCGTGCCGATGGGGGAGCACCGCCCCTACAAGGCCCATCTGACGGTGGCGCGCAGCCGGGACGGCCTGGACGTACGGCCGTACGTCCAGGCGCTGTGGGACTTCGCGAGCAGCGCCTGGACCGTGGAGGAGCTGGTCCTCGTGCGCAGCCTGCTGCCGGTGTCCGGGGTGCCGGGGGAACAGCCCCGTTACGAACCGGTCGGCCGCTGGCCACTGCGGGCGGCCGGTTAG